In the Theobroma cacao cultivar B97-61/B2 chromosome 1, Criollo_cocoa_genome_V2, whole genome shotgun sequence genome, one interval contains:
- the LOC18612903 gene encoding uncharacterized protein LOC18612903 isoform X3, giving the protein MASPSHFEKTHEDYNRPSGEEQAKDKDWLELGLGFSIACRKEEEEEEEEHQRNAVSASPSSQLQQVKQKPTGCGAGLELGLSLGRDLESMPGLELDHEHGVRVIGMAPPGNYDQGSWQNQDEDHCDEDYDDMAWWPCDMNSGSFLGLDDWQMPVPNTSHDYLAGTRPHSGLWFTLQSYTNRRNGEALPQIPKAYIRVKDENVTIFMVKKYLVTKLGLSNEAEVDISCMGQKLLHTLTLKQYGRRCALN; this is encoded by the exons ATGGCCTCTCCTTCGCATTTTGAGAAAACTCATGAAGATTACAACCGCCCGTCGGGAGAAGAGCAAGCAAAAGACAAAGACTGGCTTGagttagggttagggtttagCATTGCATGcaggaaagaagaagaagaagaagaagaggaacaTCAACGAAACGCAGTTTCAGCATCTCCTTCTTCGCAGCTCCAGCAAGTTAAGCAGAAACCAACTGGTTGTGGTGCAGGGTTGGAGCTAGGGTTAAGTCTAGGAAGAGATTTAGAGTCGATGCCAGGCTTGGAGTTGGACCATGAGCATGGTGTCAGGGTAATAGGCATGGCTCCGCCTGGTAATTATGATCAGGGCTCGTGGCAAAATCAGGATGAAGATCATTGTGATGAGgattatgatgatatggcGTGGTGGCCGTGCGACATGAATTCAGGTAGCTTTCTTGGCTTGGATGACTGGCAAATGCCGGTTCCCAATACTTCCCATGATTACTTGGCAGGAACAAGACCCCACTCTGGCTTGTGGTTTACCCTTCAGTCTTATACCAACCG CAGGAACGGAGAAGCGCTGCCTCAAATACCAAAGGCGTACATTAGAGTGAA ggacgAGAACGTGAcgattttcatggttaaaaagTACCTGGTTACAAAGCTTGGTCTCTCCAACGAAGCTGAG GTTGATATATCATGCATGGGGCAGAAGTTGTTGCACACACTGACATTGAAGCAA TACGGAAGGCGTTGTGCTTTGAACTGA
- the LOC18612903 gene encoding uncharacterized protein LOC18612903 isoform X2 yields the protein MASPSHFEKTHEDYNRPSGEEQAKDKDWLELGLGFSIACRKEEEEEEEEHQRNAVSASPSSQLQQVKQKPTGCGAGLELGLSLGRDLESMPGLELDHEHGVRVIGMAPPGNYDQGSWQNQDEDHCDEDYDDMAWWPCDMNSGSFLGLDDWQMPVPNTSHDYLAGTRPHSGLWFTLQSYTNRNGEALPQIPKAYIRVKDENVTIFMVKKYLVTKLGLSNEAEVDISCMGQKLLHTLTLKQVRDCVWLPRLVESVNPTTVSFENYSHQSCVNDHLMSLQYGRRCALN from the exons ATGGCCTCTCCTTCGCATTTTGAGAAAACTCATGAAGATTACAACCGCCCGTCGGGAGAAGAGCAAGCAAAAGACAAAGACTGGCTTGagttagggttagggtttagCATTGCATGcaggaaagaagaagaagaagaagaagaggaacaTCAACGAAACGCAGTTTCAGCATCTCCTTCTTCGCAGCTCCAGCAAGTTAAGCAGAAACCAACTGGTTGTGGTGCAGGGTTGGAGCTAGGGTTAAGTCTAGGAAGAGATTTAGAGTCGATGCCAGGCTTGGAGTTGGACCATGAGCATGGTGTCAGGGTAATAGGCATGGCTCCGCCTGGTAATTATGATCAGGGCTCGTGGCAAAATCAGGATGAAGATCATTGTGATGAGgattatgatgatatggcGTGGTGGCCGTGCGACATGAATTCAGGTAGCTTTCTTGGCTTGGATGACTGGCAAATGCCGGTTCCCAATACTTCCCATGATTACTTGGCAGGAACAAGACCCCACTCTGGCTTGTGGTTTACCCTTCAGTCTTATACCAACCG GAACGGAGAAGCGCTGCCTCAAATACCAAAGGCGTACATTAGAGTGAA ggacgAGAACGTGAcgattttcatggttaaaaagTACCTGGTTACAAAGCTTGGTCTCTCCAACGAAGCTGAG GTTGATATATCATGCATGGGGCAGAAGTTGTTGCACACACTGACATTGAAGCAAGTAAGAGATTGTGTTTGGTTGCCTAGATTAGTGGAATCTGTAAATCCAACCACTGTATCATTCGAGAATTACTCACATCAAAGTTGTGTAAATGATCATTTGATGTCTTTACAGTACGGAAGGCGTTGTGCTTTGAACTGA
- the LOC18612903 gene encoding uncharacterized protein LOC18612903 isoform X1 — MASPSHFEKTHEDYNRPSGEEQAKDKDWLELGLGFSIACRKEEEEEEEEHQRNAVSASPSSQLQQVKQKPTGCGAGLELGLSLGRDLESMPGLELDHEHGVRVIGMAPPGNYDQGSWQNQDEDHCDEDYDDMAWWPCDMNSGSFLGLDDWQMPVPNTSHDYLAGTRPHSGLWFTLQSYTNRRNGEALPQIPKAYIRVKDENVTIFMVKKYLVTKLGLSNEAEVDISCMGQKLLHTLTLKQVRDCVWLPRLVESVNPTTVSFENYSHQSCVNDHLMSLQYGRRCALN; from the exons ATGGCCTCTCCTTCGCATTTTGAGAAAACTCATGAAGATTACAACCGCCCGTCGGGAGAAGAGCAAGCAAAAGACAAAGACTGGCTTGagttagggttagggtttagCATTGCATGcaggaaagaagaagaagaagaagaagaggaacaTCAACGAAACGCAGTTTCAGCATCTCCTTCTTCGCAGCTCCAGCAAGTTAAGCAGAAACCAACTGGTTGTGGTGCAGGGTTGGAGCTAGGGTTAAGTCTAGGAAGAGATTTAGAGTCGATGCCAGGCTTGGAGTTGGACCATGAGCATGGTGTCAGGGTAATAGGCATGGCTCCGCCTGGTAATTATGATCAGGGCTCGTGGCAAAATCAGGATGAAGATCATTGTGATGAGgattatgatgatatggcGTGGTGGCCGTGCGACATGAATTCAGGTAGCTTTCTTGGCTTGGATGACTGGCAAATGCCGGTTCCCAATACTTCCCATGATTACTTGGCAGGAACAAGACCCCACTCTGGCTTGTGGTTTACCCTTCAGTCTTATACCAACCG CAGGAACGGAGAAGCGCTGCCTCAAATACCAAAGGCGTACATTAGAGTGAA ggacgAGAACGTGAcgattttcatggttaaaaagTACCTGGTTACAAAGCTTGGTCTCTCCAACGAAGCTGAG GTTGATATATCATGCATGGGGCAGAAGTTGTTGCACACACTGACATTGAAGCAAGTAAGAGATTGTGTTTGGTTGCCTAGATTAGTGGAATCTGTAAATCCAACCACTGTATCATTCGAGAATTACTCACATCAAAGTTGTGTAAATGATCATTTGATGTCTTTACAGTACGGAAGGCGTTGTGCTTTGAACTGA
- the LOC108661378 gene encoding uncharacterized protein LOC108661378: MPGLNTDIVAHKLPLKPECKPIKQKLRRMKPEILLKIKEEVKKQFDAGFLKVAKYPEWVANIVLVPKKDGKVRMCVDYRDLNKASPKDNFPLPHIDTLVDNTARHSMFSFMDGFSGYNQIKMALEDTEKTTFITMWGTFCYKVMPFGLKNAGVTYQRAMVSLFHDMMHREVEVYVDDMIVKARKTEDHATNLERLFKRLRKFQLKLNPAKCTFGVTSGKLLGFVVNERGIEVDPDKVQAIRDLPPPKTQKEVRGFLGRLNYIARFISQLTLKCDPIFKLLHKHNPGAWNKECQVAFDKVKVYLLSLPVLVPPVAGRPLILYLTVNEGSMGCVLGQHDETGTKERAVYYLSKKFTEYESKYSSLEEMCCALAWTAYRLRQYMLYHTTWLIAKLDPIKYIFEKPSLSGRVARWQVLLFEYDIVYVSQKAIKGSAIVDFLAERVEKDYEPMEFEFPDEDLMSICQTNEEESEEKENWKMFFDGASNALGHGIEVVLVSPEGDHYPVIAKLNFYCTNNVVEYEVCVMGLQAAIERKIHVLEVYGDFTLVIYQLRGEWETRDSKLVRYHKYVSKLMENFDKICFTHLPREENQMADALATLAAMFKVGTNVKIQPIMINLRECPAHCSGVEEEVDEKPWYHDIVHYLKFQQYPEQSSENDKKTIRRLAMNFFLDGDILYKRSRDQVFFRCMDSAEARRIVEEVHEGICGGHVSRHMLVRQILRSGYYWLTLETDCMDFARKCHKCQIYADRIHTLANSLNVLTSPWPFSMWGMDVIGLITSKASNGHRFILVAIDYFTKWVEAASYANVTQKVVCEKFKIKHHYSVPYRPKMNGAVEAANKNINKIIEKMTNVYKDWHKKLPFALHAYRTTVHTSTGATPFSLVYGMEAVLPIEVEIPSLRVLKEVQLEEAEWVNTRYEQLNLIKEKKLTTLCNGQL; the protein is encoded by the exons ATGCCAGGACTTAATACAGACATTGTAGCCCATAAACTACCTTTGAAACCCGAATGCAAACCAATTAAGCAAAAGTTGAGAAGAATGAAACCTGAAATACTGTTGAAAATCAAGGAAGAGGTGAAAAAACAATTCGACGCGGGATTCTTGAAAGTAGCGAAGTACCCTGAATGGGTTGCAAATATTGTCCTAGTGCCTAAGAAAGATGGGAAAGTGAGAATGTGTGTGGATTATCGAGACTTGAATAAAGCTAGCCCAAAAGATAATTTCCCTTTGCCCCACATTGACACCCTCGTTGACAATACTGCCCGTCATTCCATGTTTTCCTTTATGGATGGTTTTTCAGGGtataaccaaattaagatGGCACTAGAAGACACAGAAAAAACCACTTTCATAACTATGTGGGGGACCTTTTGTTATAAGGTAATGCCATTTGGTTTGAAGAATGCCGGGGTAACTTATCAGCGGGCCATGGTGAGTCTCTTCCATGATATGATGCACAGAGAGGTTGAggtgtatgtggatgatatgatTGTAAAAGCTCGCAAAACAGAGGACCATGCGACCAATCTTGAAAGGTTATTTAAGAGGTTACGGAAGTTTCAACTCAAATTAAATCCGGCAAAGTGCACTTTTGGAGTCACTTCAGGAAAGCTACTGGGTTTCGTCGTCAATGAAAGAGGAATAGAAGTTGACCCGGATAAGGTTCAAGCAATCCGTGACTTGCCTCCTCCCAAAACACAAAAAGAAGTTAGAGGATTCTTGGGAAGATTGAATTATATAGCCCGATTCATATCACAACTCACACTCAAATGTGACCCGATCTTCAAACTCCTTCACAAACACAATCCTGGGGCATGGAACAAGGAGTGCCAAGTTGCTTTTGACAAGGTTAAAGTATATCTGTTGAGTCTGCCAGTGTTGGTACCACCTGTGGCCGGGAGACCCCTCATCTTGTACTTGACGGTAAATGAAGGATCCATGGGATGTGTGTTAGGACAGCATGATGAAACTGGTACGAAAGAAAGGGCAGTTTACTACTTGAGTAAAAAGTTCACTGAGTACGAGTCCAAGTATTCCTCGTTAGAAGAGATGTGTTGTGCTTTAGCATGGACGGCGTATCGACTCAGGCAGTACATGCTATATCATACCACTTGGCTCATTGCGAAGTTGGATCCTATCAAATACATCTTCGAGAAACCATCCTTATCAGGTAGAGTGGCAAGATGGCAAGTGCTGTTGTTTGAATATGATATTGTATATGTGTCCCAAAAAGCTATCAAAGGAAGTGCAATCGTTGATTTTCTGGCAGAAAGGGTGGAAAAGGATTATGAACCAATGGAGTTTGAGTTTCCAGATGAGGACCTGATGTCGATTTGTCAAACAAATGAGGAGGAATCAGAGGAGAAAGAGAATTGGAAGATGTTTTTTGACGGAGCTTCAAATGCCTTGGGGCATGGCATAGAGGTCGTGTTAGTGTCACCGGAAGGAGATCATTATCCCGTCATAGCTAAACTCAATTTCTATTGTACCAATAATGTGGTCGAATATGAAGTTTGTGTCATGGGTCTTCAGGCAGCAATCGAGAggaaaattcatgttttggAAGTGTATGGGGATTTTactttggtcatttatcagtTGCGAGGAGAATGGGAGACACGCGACTCGAAGTTAGTCCGGTATCATAAGTATGTTTCAAAGctgatggaaaattttgataagattTGCTTCACCCATTTGCCCCGAGAGGAGAACCAAATGGCTGATGCATTAGCCACGTTGGCAGCTATGTTCAAAGTTGGTACCAATGTCAAGATTCAACCCATCATGATTAATCTTCGAGAGTGCCCCGCACACTGCTCCGGTGTAGAGGAAGAAGTAGACGAGAAACCGTGGTACCATGATATTGTGCATTATCTCAAGTTTCAGCAGTATCCGGAGCAAAGCtcagaaaatgataagaaaaccaTTAGAAGGTTGGCAATGAATTTCTTCTTGGATGGGGACATCTTATACAAAAGAAGTAGGGATCAAGTGTTTTTTAGATGTATGGATTCAGCCGAAGCTAGGAGAATAGTTGAGGAAGTCCACGAAGGAATTTGTGGGGGACATGTAAGTAGGCATATGTTGGTAAGACAGATCTTGAGATCAGGGTATTACTGGCTCACGTTGGAAACGGATTGTATGGATTTCGCTCGAAAGTGTCACAAGTGTCAAATATACGCAGATAGAATCCACACTCTTGCAAATTCACTAAATGTACTGACATCACCATGGCCATTCTCAATGTGGGGCATGGATGTGATTGGGTTAATAACCTCGAAGGCATCAAATGGGCATCGGTTTATTCTGGTGGCGATTGACTACTTCACTAAGTGGGTAGAAGCAGCATCTTATGCCAATGTGACTCAGAAAGTG GTTTGTGAGAAGTTCAAGATCAAACATCACTATTCAGTGCCTTATCGCCCAAAGATGAATGGAGCGGTAGAAGCAGCCAACAAGAACATTAACAAgataattgaaaagatgacAAATGTATACAAAGATTGGCATAAGAAGTTACCATTTGCTTTGCATGCTTATCGCACAACAGTCCACACTTCCACGGGAGCTACACCGTTCTCTTTAGTGTATGGGATGGAAGCAGTTTTGCCAATTGAAGTAGAAATCCCTTCCCTTCGGGTCCTTAAAGAAGTACAGTTGGAAGAAGCCGAATGGGTTAACACTCGTTATGAGCaattgaatctcataaaagaaaaaaagttgacGACACTTTGCAATGGACAATTATAA
- the LOC108661379 gene encoding uncharacterized protein LOC108661379 → MPNAFPNLYPYTPIQRTPYPINIHPPTSTPVTTSTTQQTTPSNNHTAGESKGWRNKQEKVQFDPIPISYAELFTQLVANHLVAPLYIEPLKPPFPRCYDVFAHYDYHYGIEGHSIENYTAFKYKMQGLIKARILNFEKKPKQNVNNPLPNHIGVGVNPIEGEMNVKRNIREVETPMEKVFKALVKACMLEEVQRMMDESKIEFYVEASRLAVNMMAKDSTHPMKIKPLTIFYEPKGKLVEDKTQAKMTIEAPKPFPYKDDKVVPWNYNCNVQVSNAGKWMVESQDNAVNITSVGGITRSECCYTLEALENLRKEKRKEKEQNSGEEKVQSQESINGSKGSEPYRNSLMRIMNQAYVDHDILVENLDYIIGNISVGNIISFSDEEILSGGRGNYKALHITTKCKGCTVAKVLLDNGSSLNVMPMRTLARLPIDMSYMKKSQMIVMDITSSYNYLLGRPWIHMVGAIPSSLHQKVKFIMDEKIVCVNGEVDLLISKPVDTPYVEAAEEVPECSFRSFEFVKTPYIGEGTTPPILKLSKTTKMAVSQIVGK, encoded by the exons ATGCCAAATGCCTTTCCTAACCTGTACCCATATACTCCCATCCAACGGACACCTTACCCCATAAATATTCACCCACCTACTTCCACACCTGTTACAACTTCAACCACCCAACAAACAACACCTTCAAACAACCATACTGCAGGTGAATCAAAAGGATGGCGAAACAAGCAAGAGAAAGTGCAATTTGACCCAATCCCAATCTCATATGCTGAACTCTTCACTCAGTTAGTTGCAAACCATCTAGTGGCACCTCTATACATAGAGCCATTAAAACCTCCATTCCCGAGATGCTATGACGTTTTCGCCCACTATGATTATCATTATGGAATCGAAGGTCACTCGATCGAGAATTACACAGCATTCAAGTATAAGATGCAAGGATTAATCAAGGCAAGAATcctgaattttgaaaagaagccGAAACAGAATGTTAACAACCCATTGCCAAATCATATTGGGGTAGGGGTAAATCCGATTGAAGGGGAGATGAATGTTAAAAGGAACATCCGAGAAGTGGAAACCCCCATGGAGAAAGTGTTTAAAGCCTTGGTAAAGGCCTGTATGCTCGAG GAAGTGCAAAGGATGATGGACGAATCAAAGATTGAATTCTACGTGGAAGCCTCAAGGCTAGCAGTAAACATGATGGCCAAAGATTCCACTCACCCAATGAAGATAAAACCTTTGACCATTTTCTATGAACCAAAAGGAAAGCTTGTGGAAGACAAAACCCAAGCCAAGATGACCATCGAAGCCCCTAAACCTTTCCCCTACAAAGATGACAAAGTTGTCCCATGGAACTATAATTGCAATGTACAAGTTTCAAATGCGGGGAAATGGATGGTTGAATCTCAAGATAATGCTGTAAATATAACTAGTGTTGGGGGGATTACCCGCAGCGAATGTTGCTATACACTAGAGGCATTGGAGAATCTCaggaaggagaagagaaaagaaaaagagcaaaattCGGGAGAAGAAAAAGTGCAATCTCAGGAATCGATAAATGGCTCAAAGGG CTCGGAACCATATAGGAACTCTTTGATGAGGATTATGAACCAAGCATATGTGGATCACGACATTTTAGTTGAAAATTTGGACTACATCATTGGGAACATTTCAGTGGGTAACATAATATCCTTTAGCGATGAAGAAATCCTTTCTGGAGGTAGGGGAAACTACAAAGCCTTGCATATCACTACCAAGTGTAAAGGCTGTACAGTCGCAAAAGTGCTACTTGATAACGGATCGTCCTTAAATGTGATGCCCATGAGGACCTTGGCCCGCTTACCCATCGACATGTCTTATATGAAAAAGAGCCAAATGATT GTTATGGATATCACTTCTTCATACAATTATTTGTTGGGAAGACCTTGGATCCACATGGTTGGGGCCATACCTTCATCGCTTCACCAAAAGGTTAAGTTCATCATGGATGAGAAAATTGTATGTGTTAACGGGGAAGTGGACTTACTCATAAGCAAGCCAGTAGATACTCCTTACGTGGAAGCGGCGGAAGAAGTACCTGAATGTTCTTTCCGATCTTTCGAGTTTGTTAAGACCCCATATATTGGAGAAGGAACCACACCGCCTATTCTGAAGCTTTCCAAAACCACCAAGATGGCTGTCAGTCAGATAGTAGGGAAATGA
- the LOC108661380 gene encoding uncharacterized protein LOC108661380 — protein sequence MGNEHSERMDKIEKKQEEIMGQLSKILELISTNKGKRAVGSSGTPEDVQQTEAHTDPVATTDLHPTEVIGWASPSDPISVPDLEDPKEQEKLKYGSVESKDNPDTHKKFNLFEERLRMIEGMGMYCSMDAIELYLVPDVVIPQKFKVLDFEKYDGTKCPVTHITMYCRRMAAYAHDDKLLIHCFQDSLTSATAKWYIQLDRNRIHTWKDLARAFVAQYKHITDMAPNRLSLQNMKKKPTESFKEYAQRWRNVASQVQPPLIEKETTVMFVNTLQAPYYERLVGSAAKNFADMVILGEMIETAIK from the exons ATGGGAAACGAGCATTCGGAAAGGATGGACAAAATTGAgaagaagcaagaagaaaTCATGGGTCAGTTATCAAAAATTTTGGAGTTGATATCtacaaataaaggaaagagagCGGTAGGGAGTTCTGGTACACCAGAAGATGTTCAACAGACAGAAGCCCATACAGACCCTGT GGCCACCACCGACTTACACCCAACAGAGGTAATCGGATGGGCAAGTCCTTCAGATCCCATCTCTGTACCTGATCTAGAAGATCCAAAGGAACAAGAGAAGCTCAAATATGGATCCGTTGAATCGAAAGATAATCCAGATACCCACAAAAAATTTAACCTTTTTGAGGAAAGACTACGCATGATAGAAGGAATGGGAATGTATTGTTCTATGGATGCAATTGAACTCTATCTTGTTCCAGATGTGGTTATACCCCAAAAATTCAAAGTTCTAGACTTTGAGAAGTATGACGGAACCAAGTGCCCGGTCACACACATCACCATGTATTGCAGAAGGATGGCCGCATATGCTCATGATGACAAACTCTTGATACATTGCTTCCAAGATAGCCTTACTAGTGCTACAGCAAAGTGGTACATCCAATTGGACCGCAATCGAATCCACACGTGGAAAGACCTTGCTCGGGCGTTTGTAGCTCAATATAAGCACATTACAGATATGGCTCCGAATCGCCTTTCTTTACAAAACATGAAGAAGAAACCCACTGAAAGCTTCAAAGAATATGCTCAAAGATGGAGGAATGTGGCCTCTCAAGTTCAGCCACCATTGATTGAGAAAGAGACCACTGTAATGTTCGTTAACACCCTGCAAGCCCCTTACTATGAACGATTGGTTGGTAGTGCCGCAAAGAACTTTGCTGATATGGTGATTTTAGGAGAAATGATAGAAACTGCCATTAAGTAA